A stretch of the Oncorhynchus kisutch isolate 150728-3 unplaced genomic scaffold, Okis_V2 scaffold1237, whole genome shotgun sequence genome encodes the following:
- the LOC116365437 gene encoding ferritin, middle subunit-like yields the protein MESQIRQNYHHDCEAAINRMINLEMFASYTYTSMAFYFSRDDVALRGFAHFFKENSDEEREHADKLLSFQNKRGGRILLQDIKKPERDEWGNGLEAMQCALQLEKNVNQALLDLHKIASDKVDPHLCDFLETHYLNEQVEAIKKLGDHITNLTKMDAVKNKMGEYLFDKHTLGGQS from the exons ATGGAGTCTCAGATCCGCCAGAACTATCACCACGATTGCGAAGCTGCCATCAACCGGATGATCAACTTGGAGATGTTTGCCTCCTACACATACACCTCAATG GCTTTCTATTTCTCCCGTGACGATGTGGCTCTGCGAGGCTTCGCGCATTTCTTCAAGGAGAACAGCGACGAGGAGCGGGAGCACGCGGACAAGCTACTCTCCTTCCAGAACAAGAGAGGTGGACGCATTTTACTCCAGGACATCAAG AAGCCAGAACGTGATGAGTGGGGCAATGGGCTGGAGGCCATGCAGTGTGCTCTGCAGCTGGAGAAGAATGTGAACCAGGCCCTGCTGGACCTGCACAAGATTGCCTCTGACAAGGTTGACCCCCAT CTGTGTGACTTTCTGGAGACCCATTACCTGAATGAGCAGGTGGAGGCCATTAAGAAGCTGGGAGACCACATCACCAACCTCACCAAGATGGATGCTGTCAAAAACAAGATGGGAGAGTACCTGTTTGACAAGCACACCCTGGGAGGCCAGAGCTAA